The following proteins are encoded in a genomic region of Brachypodium distachyon strain Bd21 chromosome 1, Brachypodium_distachyon_v3.0, whole genome shotgun sequence:
- the LOC100826691 gene encoding EPIDERMAL PATTERNING FACTOR-like protein 2: protein MVHFLQCSSSSQMPLLPLFFLLLLLVASLEVPPSDARRLPLKLLEIGTSKEEDEASRGGLEMEGRRRGLIGSRPPRCERVCMSCGHCEAVQVPIVPQDHNHKQRKRAGQEEQKHHVVSDAAAMFSVNIHGDLSNYKPLSWKCLCGGSILDP from the exons ATGGTCCATTTCTTGCAATGCAGCAGTAGTTCTCAAATGCCACTGCtgcctctcttcttcctcctcctactcCTTGTCGCTTCCTTGGAGGTGCCACCTTCGGATGCAA GGAGGTTGCCACTGAAGCTACTAGAGATTGGCACCAGTAAG gaggaggatgaaGCCAGCAGAGGAGGACTGGAGAtggaagggaggaggagggggctgATTGGGTCAAGGCCACCAAGGTGTGAGAGGGTGTGCATGTCCTGTGGCCACTGTGAAGCTGTGCAAGTGCCCATAGTACCACAGGATCACAATCACAAGCAGAGAAAGAGGGCTGGTCAAGAAGAGCAGAAGCACCATGTGGTGAGTGATGCTGCAGCCATGTTCAGTGTCAACATTCATGGAGATCTCTCCAACTACAAGCCTCTGAGCTGGAAGTGCCTGTGTGGAGGCAGCATCCTTGATCCATGA
- the LOC100826376 gene encoding uncharacterized protein LOC100826376 yields the protein MHSLVQLAADYNNARSPDRSYRPIYPAIIMSMLLLLNLIFSPVVLILAALALAQDEFLFSGFAGANITVDGVATVTPNGLIDLTNAQESLKGHAIYPAPLPFRESPNGTVKSFSVSFVFAIYPNYRPSQGMAFFIAKSKDFSSALPTQYLGVFNTVNQGNSSNHIFAVELDTVNNRDLLDIDANHVGININSIVSNKSNTAGFYDDKTGSFNTLNLTSAQGLQLWIDYEMQSTRINVTMSPLSMGKPARPLVSAIYDLSTVIQEEAYLGFGSSAGKDGSRHYILGWSFGMNRPAPAIDTSKLPRLPRFGPKPRSKVLEMVLPVATAAFVLTVGIAVFLLVRRHRRYAELREDWEVEFGPHRFPYKDLYYATQGFKNKNLLGVGGFGRVYKGVLQTSKLEIAVKKVSHESKQGMKEFVAEIVSIGRLQHRNLVRLLGYCRRRGELFLVYEHMPNGSLDKYLFHGDDNKLQPTLNWTQRFQIIRGVASGLLYLHEEWEKIIIHRDVKASNVLLDGEMNARLGDFGLARLYDHGIDPHSTHVVGTIGYLAPELACTGKVTPLTDVFAFGIFVLEVVCGQRPIKQDIREKQPMLVDRVVEHWNNGSLIDTVDIKLHGDYDVDEAYLALKLGLLCSHPFMDARPTMRQVMQYLDGDRITPELSPMDTNFDILATMRNQGFDPYRHTSIFVYYLRFMVILSLGPPNHVVLCSAQADSFVYSGFQGADITLDGSTAVQPDGLLQLTNGSDIIGYAFHRAPLRFRGSPNFTVQSFSLSFVFGIQSVFDKESSGGMAFFISPGKNFSNTFPGSFLGLFNPSTNGSPNNRIFVVELDTFGNGEFKDIDSNHVGVDINGLISIEAHTAGFYDDKTGIFRNLSLNSGDPMQLWVEYDAQTTQVVLTLAPLGTAKPQRPLFTTTTNLSNVLEEPSYMGFSGSTGSLSTLYSVLGWSFGLDGPAPAINIANLPKLPHGDRKARSKVLEIVLPIASAAFIAVVGTAIILFMRRRSRYAELREDWEVEFGPHRFSYKDLYHATEGFKNQHLLGAGGFGKVYKGVLPVSKLEVAVKKVSHESRQGMKEFITEVVSIGHLRHRYLVQLLGYCRRKDELILVYEYMPNGSLDRYLHFEEDKPMLDWTRRFGIIKGIACGLLYLHEKWEKIVIHRDIKASNVLLDNEMNGRLGDFGLARLYDHGTNLQTTHVVGTMGYLAPEMLRSGKASPQTDVFAFGTFLLEVACGQRPIKQDAENKQIMLVDWVLEHWHNGTLIQTVDARLQGNFDQDEANMVLKLGLLCLHPLAAARPSMKQVMEYLDGETALPELAPAHFDNFHMVSMMQGRGFRASILSYPDVTTSVGTFSGLSGGR from the exons ATGCATAGCTTAGTACAGCTAGCTGCAGACTATAATAACGCAAGGTCACCAGATCGATCATATCGACCGATATATCCAGCCATAATCATGTCAATGCTGCTGCTTCTAAATCTCATTTTCAGCCCTGTAGTCCTCATCCTTGCAGCCTTGGCTCTCGCACAAGATGAGTTCCTCTTCTCGGGCTTTGCCGGAGCTAACATCACCGTCGACGGCGTGGCCACAGTCACCCCAAACGGTCTCATCGACCTTACCAATGCCCAGGAGAGCCTCAAAGGCCATGCAATCTATCCTGCGCCGCTCCCCTTCCGTGAATCCCCCAATGGCACCGTGAAATCCTTCTCCGTCTCCTTCGTTTTCGCCATCTACCCCAATTACCGGCCCAGCCAAGGCATGGCCTTCTTCATCGCCAAGAGCAAGGATTTCTCTTCGGCTCTCCCGACGCAGTACTTGGGCGTCTTCAACACCGTGAACCAGGGCAACTCCAGCAACCACATCTTCGCCGTCGAGCTCGACACCGTCAACAACAGGGACCTGCTGGATATCGACGCCAACCATGTTGGCATCAACATCAACAGCATCGTCTCCAACAAGTCCAACACCGCAGGCTTCTACGACGACAAGACTGGCTCCTTCAACACTTTGAACCTCACCAGTGCCCAGGGGCTGCAGCTCTGGATAGATTATGAAATGCAGTCGACACGGATCAATGTGACCATGAGTCCACTGAGTATGGGTAAGCCAGCTCGGCCGCTGGTCTCGGCCATCTACGACCTCTCAACGGTGATCCAGGAGGAGGCATACCTTGGCTTCGGCTCTTCAGCGGGCAAGGACGGCAGCCGGCACTACATACTTGGCTGGAGCTTCGGCATGAATAGGCCGGCGCCGGCTATTGACACGAGCAAATTGCCAAGGCTGCCACGTTTTGGTCCAAAGCCTAGGTCCAAAGTGTTGGAGATGGTATTGCCAGTAGCAACAGCTGCTTTTGTCCTCACCGTGGGAATCGCCGTTTTCCTACTTGTGCGAAGGCATCGGAGGTACGCTGAGCTGCGAGAAGATTGGGAGGTTGAGTTCGGGCCACACCGGTTCCCTTACAAGGATCTGTACTATGCTACACAGGGATTTAAGAACAAGAACCTGCTTGGGGTTGGTGGATTTGGAAGAGTCTACAAAGGGGTGCTGCAAACATCTAAACTTGAAATAGCCGTGAAGAAGGTATCGCACGAATCGAAGCAAGGCATGAAAGAGTTCGTCGCTGAAATCGTGAGTATAGGACGGCTTCAACACCGTAATCTCGTGCGGTTACTCGGCTATTGTCGGCGAAGAGGAGAACTGTTTCTTGTGTACGAGCACATGCCAAACGGAAGTCTTGACAAGTACTTGTTTCATGGGGATGACAACAAGCTGCAGCCTACCCTAAATTGGACCCAAAGGTTCCAGATCATCAGAGGTGTTGCATCTGGATTGCTCTACCTTCACGAGGAGTGGGAAAAAATTATTATCCACAGAGATGTCAAGGCAAGCAACGTGCTCCTTGACGGCGAGATGAATGCCCGACTAGGTGATTTTGGTCTTGCGCGGTTGTATGACCATGGCATTGATCCACATAGTACGCACGTGGTTGGCACCATAGGATACCTAGCACCAGAGCTAGCATGCACAGGGAAGGTAACCCCTCTTACCGATGTATTTGCATTTGGCATATTTGTCCTTGAAGTTGTCTGTGGACAGCGGCCAATCAAGCAAGATATACGAGAAAAACAGCCCATGTTAGTTGATCGGGTGGTTGAGCACTGGAACAATGGATCACTCATCGACACTGTGGATATTAAGCTCCATGGTGACTATGATGTAGATGAGGCATACTTAGCACTCAAGCTAGGACTCTTATGCTCGCACCCATTCATGGATGCGAGGCCTACCATGCGCCAAGTGATGCAGTATCTTGATGGGGACCGCATAACACCAGAGTTATCACCAATGGACACAAATTTCGACATACTAGCCACAATGCGAAACCAAGGATTTGACCCGTAT CGGCATACATCCATCTTTGTGTACTACCTGCGCTTCATGGTGATCCTCTCCCTTGGCCCCCCAAACCATGTAGTTCTCTGCTCTGCACAGGCGGATTCGTTCGTCTATTCCGGCTTCCAAGGCGCCGATATCACCCTGGATGGCTCCACCGCGGTCCAACCGGACGGACTCCTCCAGCTGACCAATGGCTCCGACATCATAGGCTATGCGTTTCACAGGGCTCCTTTGCGTTTCCGTGGATCGCCCAATTTCACGGTACAATCCTTCTCGCTATCCTTTGTCTTTGGCATCCAATCCGTATTCGACAaggagagcagcggcggcatggCTTTCTTCATTTCCCCTGGAAAGAACTTCTCCAACACCTTTCCAGGCAGCTTCCTAGGACTCTTCAATCCCTCGACAAATGGCAGCCCCAACAACCGCATCTTCGTGGTTGAGCTTGATACTTTTGGGAATGGGGAGTTCAAGGACATAGACAGCAACCATGTCGGTGTCGACATCAATGGACTAATCTCCATTGAAGCCCACACGGCTGGTTTTTATGATGACAAGACCGGTATCTTCAGAAACTTATCCCTGAATAGTGGGGATCCGATGCAACTGTGGGTCGAATATGATGCACAAACCACACAGGTAGTGTTAACTTTGGCTCCCCTCGGCACTGCCAAACCTCAAAGGCCTTTGTTTACAACCACCACCAACCTGTCCAATGTGCTCGAggagccatcttatatgggcTTCTCCGGTTCGACCGGCTCACTCAGCACGCTATACTCTGTGCTTGGTTGGAGCTTTGGTCTGGATGGCCCTGCTCCGGCTATCAATATTGCAAATCTTCCCAAGCTGCCTCATGGTGATCGAAAGGCCCGATCTAAAGTCTTGGAGATCGTCCTTCCGATTGCCTCAGCGGCATTCATCGCTGTTGTGGGAACTGCCATCATCCTTTTCATGCGAAGGCGCTCGAGGTATGCCGAACTAAGGGAAGATTGGGAGGTAGAGTTCGGGCCACATCGATTCTCATACAAGGACTTGTACCATGCTACAGAAGGATTCAAGAATCAGCACCTCCTAGGCGCGGGAGGGTTTGGAAAAGTGTACAAAGGAGTTCTCCCGGTCTCCAAATTGGAGGTGGCCGTGAAGAAAGTGTCACACGAGTCAAGGCAGgggatgaaggagttcatcACCGAGGTTGTTAGCATTGGCCACCTTCGACACCGCTACCTTGTGCAGTTGCTTGGTTATTGTCGACGTAAAGATGAGCTCATTCTGGTATATGAGTATATGCCGAATGGCAGTCTTGATAGGTATCTGCATTTTGAAGAGGACAAGCCCATGCTAGATTGGACTCGGAGGTTTGGGATCATAAAAGGAATCGCATGTGGCTTGCTGTACCTACACGAGAAATGGGAGAAAATTGTCATCCACAGAGATATCAAAGCAAGCAACGTTCTCCTCGACAACGAAATGAATGGACGGCTCGGTGATTTTGGACTCGCAAGATTATATGATCATGGAACCAACCTACAGACCACACATGTGGTTGGCACTATGGGTTACCTAGCCCCGGAGATGTTGCGCTCGGGAAAGGCTTCTCCTCAAACAGATGTGTTTGCCTTCGGCACATTCCTTCTCGAGGTAGCATGTGGGCAAAGGCCTATCAAGCAAGACGCTGAAAATAAGCAAATCATGCTTGTGGATTGGGTACTTGAGCATTGGCACAATGGGACACTCATACAAACCGTGGACGCAAGGCTCCAAGGTAACTTTGACCAGGACGAGGCCAACATGGTGCTAAAGCTTGGTCTCTTGTGCTTGCATCCGTTGGCCGCTGCGAGGCCTAGCATGAAGCAAGTCATGGAGTACCTCGATGGAGAGACTGCACTGCCAGAGCTAGCACCTGCACATTTCGACAACTTCCACATGGTTTCCATGATGCAAGGAAGAGGATTTCGTGCATCCATCTTGTCGTATCCAGACGTAACCACGAGCGTCGGCACATTCTCTGGTCTCTCAGGGGGTCGATGA